Proteins from one Antennarius striatus isolate MH-2024 chromosome 12, ASM4005453v1, whole genome shotgun sequence genomic window:
- the LOC137605068 gene encoding rho GTPase-activating protein 6-like isoform X2, giving the protein MGHPRVERSITHLGDFTWNSVSGCSVGLKPVPLQSLSELERVRLQDVALRRLLLDCDLGCYITIPKYGHKHKKSLRRKLDSLSKEKSKDKETVPQAFGIPLWQVISNDHMHKQRYNPLREGHSDPTELMLSFLHLNASFKRTNKELSSSNSSLSSTSETPNGSPLPSTPDPVPRTHRRGGVSVDCITDLDDNQSRLLEALQLSLPVEVAGNRKKRHDKKLSLNPIYRQVPRVVDLCCQYLEKYGLQTVGIFRVGSSKKRVQQLRKEFDQGWEVQLDEEHSVHDVAALLKEFLRDMPDPLLTRELYTAFVNTMSLDYSEQESALQLLIFLLPPCNSDTLQRLLCLLSTVTAHAEDSVDNEGQEVTGNKMTSLNLATVFGPNLLQKPKNSDKEFSVQSLAHVEDSTAIISMLQRMIVSYDTLFTVPADLQNEVLMTFLETDPDVVDYLLRRKASQHLEPGQNKVSFSLSERCLSEDFIKTSSGEVSPYDNNSPVVSDRLLCEYPEDSNLFSDRSPGLSKQHKLSDDSKDGSGSSSPSLSTDKETSADLFWDNWNELLSRDFSVHQATGSLGDVSECESYGSLEGLSSHQGNNKLPVRITQTSLGIPEMKPHPPVNHSSSSPHDRRGQTQPQSSLHQRLSGQSGAFSTDNLAGVTGQATCPSPKVRTHTLSPLDSAGQLKETRISNSTPSLITNLPNHQIPHPSQNSGAPQTAGTTDANGAGQAKSPGELDWQAERWHIWQILSKENTETLPDTLL; this is encoded by the exons ATGGGACATCCCCGTGTGGAACGAAGCATCACCCATCTT GGTGACTTCACCTGGAACAGCGTGTCTGGATGTAGCGTTGGCCTGAAGCCCGTCCCCCTGCAAAGCCTCTCGGAGTTGGAGAGGGTTCGACTCCAGGATGTGGCCTTGAGGCGATTGCTTCTGGATTGTGACCTGGGCTGCTACATCACAATCCCTAAAt ATGGCCACAAGCACAAGAAGTCACTCAGGCGTAAGTTGGATTCATTATCAAAAGAGAAGAGTAAAGACAAAG AGACCGTGCCCCAGGCATTTGGCATACCGCTGTGGCAGGTCATATCCAACGACCACATGCACAAGCAGCGCTACAATCCCCTCCGGGAGGGACACAGTGACCCCACTGAATTGATGCTATCCTTCCTCCACCTTAACGCCAGCTTCAAAAGGACCAACAAAGAGCTTTCCAGCAGCAACTCATCCCTTAGCTCCACCTCAGAGACCCCAAATGGATCACCCCTCCCCAGCACACCAGACCCGGTCCCACGGACTCACAGGCgg GGCGGGGTATCTGTTGATTGCATCACCGACCTTGATGATAACCAGTCTCGACTCCTGGAGGCCCTCCAGCTGTCCCTTCCAGTTGAGGTAGCAGGCAACAGGAAGAAGCGCCATGACAAAAAGCTCAGCCTCAACCCAATTTACAGACAGGTGCCAAGGGTCGTGGATCTCTGCTGCCAGTATCTGGAAAAATATG gcCTACAGACGGTTGGAATTTTCCGTGTTGGTAGTTCCAAAAAACGAGTCCAACAG CTTCGCAAGGAGTTTGACCAGGGATGGGAGGTACAATTGGACGAGGAGCACAGTGTCCATGATGTGGCCGCTCTGTTGAAAGAGTTCCTCAGAGACATGCCAGACCCTCTGCTGACCAGAGAACTCTACACAGCCTTCGTCAACACAATGT cGCTGGATTATTCAGAGCAGGAGAGCGCCCTCCAGCTCTTGATATTCTTGCTTCCGCCTTGCAACAGCGACACACTGCAGCGCCTCCTCTGCTTGTTGTCCACAGTGACTGCACATGCTGAAGACAGCGTGGACAACGAAGGACAGGAG gtgACAGGAAACAAGATGACGTCATTAAATTTAGCCACCGTCTTTGGACCAAACCTCTTACAGAAGCCAAAAAACTCCGACAAGGAGTTTTCAGTTCAGAGTTTAGCTCACGTAGAAGACAGCACCGCCATCATCAGCATGCTCCAAAGGATGATCGTTTCATACGATACTTTATTTACG GTTCCTGCTGACCTGCAGAATGAGGTGCTCATGACTTTCCTTGAAACTGACCCTGATGTTGTGGACTATTTACTAAGGCGTAAGGCTTCTCAACACTT AGAGCCTGGCCAAAATAAAGTGTCCTTCTCTCTGAGTGAGAGATGCTTGTCTGAGGACTTCATCAAGACATCTAGTGGAGAGGTGTCTCCATACGACAACAACTCCCCTGTCGTGTCGGATCGACTGCTGTGTGAATACCCAGAGGACAGCAATTTATTCTCTGACAGGAGCCCCGGACTCTCTAAGCAGCACAAACTCAGTGATGACTCAAAGGACGGTTCTGGCAGCTCCTCCCCTTCGCTGTCTACTGACAAAG AGACCTCAGCTGATCTTTTCTGGGACAACTGGAATGAACTGCTCAGCAGAGATTTTTCGGTCCATCAAGCCACTG GCTCCCTCGGAGACGTGTCGGAATGTGAGTCGTATGGATCATTGGAGGGCCTGAGCAGTCACCAAGGTAACAACAAGTTGCCTGTCAGAATAACGCAAACCTCATTGGGCATCCCAGAAATGAAGCCACACCCCCCAGTGAATCACAGCAGCAGTAGTCCTCACGACCGGAGAGGACAAACGCAGCCGCAATCGTCATTACATCAGAGACTAAGCGGCCAATCAGGTGCTTTCAGCACGGACAACTTAGCAGGAGTGACAGGACAGGCTACATGTCCATCACCGAAGGTCAGGACGCATACTTTGTCTCCTCTTGACTCAGCTGGACAGCTAAAGGAGACTCGTATTTCTAACTCCACACCCTCCCTCATCACAAATCTGCCCAACCACCAAATCCCACATCCGTCCCAGAACAGTGGGGCACCCCAGACTGCAGGTACCACAGATGCCAATGGGGCAGGGCAAGCCAAGAGCCCTGGTGAACTGGACTGGCAGGCTGAGAGGTGGCATATATGGCAGATACTGTCCAAAGAGAACACAGAAACCCTGCCTGACACCCTGCTGTGA
- the LOC137605068 gene encoding rho GTPase-activating protein 6-like isoform X1, producing MTAQGLLSSVFSCSSSPKTFSKRRLRQTRSLDPTLMRHYGTEAEDASSQGDFTWNSVSGCSVGLKPVPLQSLSELERVRLQDVALRRLLLDCDLGCYITIPKYGHKHKKSLRRKLDSLSKEKSKDKETVPQAFGIPLWQVISNDHMHKQRYNPLREGHSDPTELMLSFLHLNASFKRTNKELSSSNSSLSSTSETPNGSPLPSTPDPVPRTHRRGGVSVDCITDLDDNQSRLLEALQLSLPVEVAGNRKKRHDKKLSLNPIYRQVPRVVDLCCQYLEKYGLQTVGIFRVGSSKKRVQQLRKEFDQGWEVQLDEEHSVHDVAALLKEFLRDMPDPLLTRELYTAFVNTMSLDYSEQESALQLLIFLLPPCNSDTLQRLLCLLSTVTAHAEDSVDNEGQEVTGNKMTSLNLATVFGPNLLQKPKNSDKEFSVQSLAHVEDSTAIISMLQRMIVSYDTLFTVPADLQNEVLMTFLETDPDVVDYLLRRKASQHLEPGQNKVSFSLSERCLSEDFIKTSSGEVSPYDNNSPVVSDRLLCEYPEDSNLFSDRSPGLSKQHKLSDDSKDGSGSSSPSLSTDKETSADLFWDNWNELLSRDFSVHQATGSLGDVSECESYGSLEGLSSHQGNNKLPVRITQTSLGIPEMKPHPPVNHSSSSPHDRRGQTQPQSSLHQRLSGQSGAFSTDNLAGVTGQATCPSPKVRTHTLSPLDSAGQLKETRISNSTPSLITNLPNHQIPHPSQNSGAPQTAGTTDANGAGQAKSPGELDWQAERWHIWQILSKENTETLPDTLL from the exons GGTGACTTCACCTGGAACAGCGTGTCTGGATGTAGCGTTGGCCTGAAGCCCGTCCCCCTGCAAAGCCTCTCGGAGTTGGAGAGGGTTCGACTCCAGGATGTGGCCTTGAGGCGATTGCTTCTGGATTGTGACCTGGGCTGCTACATCACAATCCCTAAAt ATGGCCACAAGCACAAGAAGTCACTCAGGCGTAAGTTGGATTCATTATCAAAAGAGAAGAGTAAAGACAAAG AGACCGTGCCCCAGGCATTTGGCATACCGCTGTGGCAGGTCATATCCAACGACCACATGCACAAGCAGCGCTACAATCCCCTCCGGGAGGGACACAGTGACCCCACTGAATTGATGCTATCCTTCCTCCACCTTAACGCCAGCTTCAAAAGGACCAACAAAGAGCTTTCCAGCAGCAACTCATCCCTTAGCTCCACCTCAGAGACCCCAAATGGATCACCCCTCCCCAGCACACCAGACCCGGTCCCACGGACTCACAGGCgg GGCGGGGTATCTGTTGATTGCATCACCGACCTTGATGATAACCAGTCTCGACTCCTGGAGGCCCTCCAGCTGTCCCTTCCAGTTGAGGTAGCAGGCAACAGGAAGAAGCGCCATGACAAAAAGCTCAGCCTCAACCCAATTTACAGACAGGTGCCAAGGGTCGTGGATCTCTGCTGCCAGTATCTGGAAAAATATG gcCTACAGACGGTTGGAATTTTCCGTGTTGGTAGTTCCAAAAAACGAGTCCAACAG CTTCGCAAGGAGTTTGACCAGGGATGGGAGGTACAATTGGACGAGGAGCACAGTGTCCATGATGTGGCCGCTCTGTTGAAAGAGTTCCTCAGAGACATGCCAGACCCTCTGCTGACCAGAGAACTCTACACAGCCTTCGTCAACACAATGT cGCTGGATTATTCAGAGCAGGAGAGCGCCCTCCAGCTCTTGATATTCTTGCTTCCGCCTTGCAACAGCGACACACTGCAGCGCCTCCTCTGCTTGTTGTCCACAGTGACTGCACATGCTGAAGACAGCGTGGACAACGAAGGACAGGAG gtgACAGGAAACAAGATGACGTCATTAAATTTAGCCACCGTCTTTGGACCAAACCTCTTACAGAAGCCAAAAAACTCCGACAAGGAGTTTTCAGTTCAGAGTTTAGCTCACGTAGAAGACAGCACCGCCATCATCAGCATGCTCCAAAGGATGATCGTTTCATACGATACTTTATTTACG GTTCCTGCTGACCTGCAGAATGAGGTGCTCATGACTTTCCTTGAAACTGACCCTGATGTTGTGGACTATTTACTAAGGCGTAAGGCTTCTCAACACTT AGAGCCTGGCCAAAATAAAGTGTCCTTCTCTCTGAGTGAGAGATGCTTGTCTGAGGACTTCATCAAGACATCTAGTGGAGAGGTGTCTCCATACGACAACAACTCCCCTGTCGTGTCGGATCGACTGCTGTGTGAATACCCAGAGGACAGCAATTTATTCTCTGACAGGAGCCCCGGACTCTCTAAGCAGCACAAACTCAGTGATGACTCAAAGGACGGTTCTGGCAGCTCCTCCCCTTCGCTGTCTACTGACAAAG AGACCTCAGCTGATCTTTTCTGGGACAACTGGAATGAACTGCTCAGCAGAGATTTTTCGGTCCATCAAGCCACTG GCTCCCTCGGAGACGTGTCGGAATGTGAGTCGTATGGATCATTGGAGGGCCTGAGCAGTCACCAAGGTAACAACAAGTTGCCTGTCAGAATAACGCAAACCTCATTGGGCATCCCAGAAATGAAGCCACACCCCCCAGTGAATCACAGCAGCAGTAGTCCTCACGACCGGAGAGGACAAACGCAGCCGCAATCGTCATTACATCAGAGACTAAGCGGCCAATCAGGTGCTTTCAGCACGGACAACTTAGCAGGAGTGACAGGACAGGCTACATGTCCATCACCGAAGGTCAGGACGCATACTTTGTCTCCTCTTGACTCAGCTGGACAGCTAAAGGAGACTCGTATTTCTAACTCCACACCCTCCCTCATCACAAATCTGCCCAACCACCAAATCCCACATCCGTCCCAGAACAGTGGGGCACCCCAGACTGCAGGTACCACAGATGCCAATGGGGCAGGGCAAGCCAAGAGCCCTGGTGAACTGGACTGGCAGGCTGAGAGGTGGCATATATGGCAGATACTGTCCAAAGAGAACACAGAAACCCTGCCTGACACCCTGCTGTGA